In the genome of Desulfuromonas sp. DDH964, one region contains:
- a CDS encoding response regulator transcription factor has product MESLKILIAEDNPKDFEFLDQLLAEWSESTQIDRAPNGMVALEIAVKQEQPLIISDIQLPELNGIEFARALWQQKPGARIVFWSQFKDEMYVRALARIVPAETVYGYILKSNTRERIASAIRTVLLDDQCWIDPEVRKVQGIAGHSQTALSDIEFEALVDISLGLTDNLIAQRRYLSRRGVQSRLNSLYSKLGLDQEQFHSEKAGDAFNLRNRAVSVALRRGLINAFELEHEEEEFQTWLKRFKGNKGGL; this is encoded by the coding sequence ATGGAATCGTTGAAGATCCTGATTGCAGAAGACAACCCCAAGGATTTCGAGTTTCTTGACCAGCTTTTGGCGGAATGGAGCGAGTCGACCCAGATCGACCGCGCGCCGAACGGCATGGTGGCACTGGAGATCGCCGTCAAGCAGGAACAGCCCCTGATCATCAGCGACATCCAGCTGCCGGAGCTCAACGGCATCGAGTTTGCCCGGGCTCTCTGGCAACAGAAACCGGGTGCACGCATCGTTTTCTGGAGCCAGTTCAAGGATGAGATGTACGTGCGCGCCCTCGCCCGCATCGTTCCCGCCGAGACCGTCTATGGCTATATTCTCAAGTCGAACACCCGGGAACGGATTGCCTCGGCGATTCGCACCGTGCTGCTTGACGACCAGTGCTGGATCGACCCCGAGGTACGCAAGGTCCAGGGGATAGCCGGGCACAGCCAGACCGCCCTCTCCGATATCGAGTTCGAGGCGCTGGTCGATATCTCCCTCGGGCTCACCGACAACCTGATTGCCCAGCGTCGCTACCTCTCCCGCCGTGGCGTACAAAGTCGCCTCAACTCCCTCTACAGCAAGCTCGGCCTCGACCAGGAACAGTTTCACAGCGAGAAGGCCGGCGATGCCTTCAACCTGCGCAACCGAGCGGTCTCCGTCGCCCTGCGCCGCGGCCTGATCAACGCCTTCGAACTGGAGCACGAGGAGGAGGAATTCCAGACCTGGCTCAAGCGCTTCAAGGGAAACAAGGGCGGCCTTTGA